The genomic interval TCCTGTATTATAAGTTATAACAGGCGTACCACATGCCAATGCTTCAATATTGGTAGTTGGGAAGTTGTCCACGTAGGTCGGATTAACAAACACATCAGCCAACGAATACATTGCCGCCAATTCCTGAACACTTTCTGTTCTTCTGATTCCCACAACACCTTTAGGTAGCGTATCAATCTGTTTCTGAGAAAGCCCCACTAGGACTACCTGATAATCTTCAGGTAACCGTTCACTCAACCAACAGAAATCCGACAGGCCTTTTCGTTTATCCCATGTGCTGGCAACGCCTAACACGATATGTTCTCCGTCAATACAGTATTTCTTCGTATTGCTTCTGTCACATCAGTTGCTTGCGGTTTAAACACCTCAATATTCGTACCGTTATAGATAACCTGCTGGGGGTGTCCTTTCATAAACGAGTTCTCAACGATGCTTCCCATCCACTTGCACACGGGGATAAAGGT from Prevotella sp. E13-27 carries:
- a CDS encoding glycosyltransferase codes for the protein MLGVASTWDKRKGLSDFCWLSERLPEDYQVVLVGLSQKQIDTLPKGVVGIRRTESVQELAAMYSLADVFVNPTYVDNFPTTNIEALACGTPVITYNTGGSPEAIDENTGIVVTKGNKEALKNAIVEVVTNKEKYTSEVCRQRAVDHFDKDDRFGDYIELFNKTLKR